A genomic window from Herbiconiux aconitum includes:
- the purN gene encoding phosphoribosylglycinamide formyltransferase: MLSLLVLISGGGSNLRALLEASSDAEYPARVIAVGSDTDAPGLAHAEEFEIPTFTVVPTSFASRDAWGAELLEQIERWSPDLVVCAGFMRILPPAVVSALTPRIINTHPALLPAFPGAHAVRDALAAGVDTTGVTVHVIDEGVDTGPVIVQRSVPVYPGDTEHELHERIKSVERELLVQAVFDIANGAVDLKEIAAR, translated from the coding sequence GTGCTCTCTCTCTTGGTTCTGATCTCCGGGGGAGGCTCCAATCTCCGGGCGCTCCTCGAAGCGTCCAGCGACGCCGAGTATCCCGCCCGAGTCATCGCGGTCGGCTCCGACACGGATGCCCCGGGGCTCGCGCACGCCGAAGAATTCGAGATCCCGACGTTCACGGTGGTGCCCACGTCGTTCGCCTCCCGTGACGCCTGGGGCGCAGAACTGCTCGAGCAGATCGAACGCTGGTCGCCCGATCTCGTGGTGTGCGCCGGCTTCATGCGCATCCTGCCGCCCGCTGTCGTCTCGGCGCTGACTCCGCGCATCATCAACACGCATCCGGCACTGCTGCCCGCGTTCCCCGGCGCCCACGCGGTGCGGGACGCGCTGGCGGCTGGTGTCGACACCACCGGCGTGACCGTGCACGTGATCGACGAGGGCGTCGACACCGGGCCGGTCATCGTGCAGCGCTCGGTGCCGGTCTATCCGGGAGACACCGAACACGAACTGCACGAGCGCATCAAATCCGTCGAACGCGAACTGCTCGTGCAGGCCGTCTTCGACATCGCCAACGGAGCAGTCGACCTCAAGGAGATAGCAGCACGATGA
- a CDS encoding MGMT family protein gives MIAGPPEPSGGTAPSFVDEVLDIVDSIPPGQVLSYGDVAALAGTRAARAVGSVMRRYGHAHPWWRVVRSGGLPPAGHETQAREHYDAEGTPLRAISREPGYAVEYAVARWQPLHPDAQQERNTHSR, from the coding sequence GTGATCGCTGGGCCTCCTGAGCCATCCGGGGGCACCGCGCCCTCGTTCGTCGACGAGGTGCTCGACATCGTCGACTCGATCCCACCCGGCCAGGTGCTGAGCTACGGCGACGTCGCCGCCCTCGCCGGAACCCGGGCCGCACGGGCGGTCGGCAGCGTGATGCGGAGGTACGGTCATGCGCATCCGTGGTGGCGCGTGGTGCGTTCCGGAGGGCTTCCGCCGGCCGGTCACGAGACGCAGGCGCGCGAGCACTATGATGCCGAAGGCACACCGCTCCGAGCGATCTCGCGGGAACCGGGCTATGCAGTCGAGTACGCTGTAGCTCGGTGGCAGCCGTTGCACCCGGATGCCCAGCAGGAGAGGAACACCCACAGCCGATGA
- a CDS encoding cell division protein PerM, whose translation MNRPITALLAALDAVIVVAIGVGIPLIPLTILWATQFGLAIDWLVFWRAAGDIWLLGNGVDVLFSIDPDLALRLALDGAQLPFEVGVAPLGFAFVTVLLGARSGRRLTATQYPVTGAVVGVVSLGALAGLVALSVRDPAALPSLPQSLLYPAFVYAIGLAIGYAWTSRRVATLEFGPNSGIRRRWGERLATIAPGDRGLVALMFRAGAIAAAGVMGLAALAMALILVFGFSSIVSLYESLQAGLLGGISLTLAQLALLPNLIVWTASWFVGPGFALGTGSAVSPLGTQLGLVPSLPVFGALPHGTPALGFAGLLVPIVVGYLTAAVLRPAFLANVNGRIGPSLSTARSGGARVVRLVLTAAGGGAVGASILALLALWSGGAAGPGRLVEVGPDAGWVWLWAFVELTGSMLLGLVAGARTGAPRAADTL comes from the coding sequence ATGAATCGCCCAATCACCGCTCTGCTCGCCGCTCTCGACGCGGTGATCGTCGTCGCAATCGGCGTGGGAATCCCGCTCATCCCGCTGACGATCCTCTGGGCGACGCAATTCGGCCTGGCCATCGACTGGTTGGTGTTCTGGCGGGCTGCGGGTGACATCTGGCTGCTCGGCAACGGTGTCGACGTGCTCTTCTCGATCGATCCGGATCTGGCGCTGCGGCTCGCGCTCGACGGTGCGCAACTTCCCTTCGAGGTGGGGGTGGCACCCCTCGGCTTCGCCTTCGTGACCGTGCTGCTCGGCGCGCGATCGGGCCGCCGCCTCACCGCTACGCAGTACCCGGTCACCGGTGCCGTCGTGGGCGTGGTGAGTCTCGGTGCGTTGGCGGGGCTGGTGGCCCTCAGCGTGCGCGATCCGGCCGCCCTGCCGTCCCTGCCGCAAAGCCTCCTCTACCCGGCTTTCGTCTACGCCATCGGACTCGCGATCGGCTACGCGTGGACCTCCCGTCGGGTCGCCACGCTGGAATTCGGGCCGAACTCCGGCATCCGCCGACGCTGGGGAGAGCGGCTGGCGACCATCGCTCCGGGGGATCGCGGCCTCGTGGCCCTCATGTTCCGTGCCGGCGCCATCGCCGCTGCCGGCGTGATGGGGCTCGCCGCGCTGGCGATGGCGCTCATCCTGGTGTTCGGCTTCTCGTCGATCGTCTCGCTCTACGAGAGCTTGCAGGCCGGCCTCCTCGGCGGGATCTCGCTCACCCTCGCGCAACTCGCGCTTCTGCCCAATCTCATCGTCTGGACGGCCAGCTGGTTCGTGGGCCCGGGCTTCGCGCTCGGCACCGGATCGGCGGTCTCACCGCTCGGCACGCAGCTCGGTCTCGTGCCCTCGCTACCGGTGTTCGGAGCGCTGCCGCACGGCACTCCGGCTCTCGGCTTCGCCGGGTTGCTGGTGCCCATCGTGGTCGGCTACCTCACGGCCGCAGTGCTGCGGCCCGCCTTCCTCGCGAACGTGAACGGTCGAATCGGACCGAGCCTGAGCACTGCGCGGAGCGGCGGTGCCCGCGTCGTGCGGCTCGTGCTCACCGCAGCGGGCGGCGGCGCCGTGGGCGCGAGCATCCTGGCTCTCCTCGCCCTCTGGTCGGGCGGCGCAGCGGGGCCGGGCCGACTGGTGGAGGTGGGCCCGGATGCGGGTTGGGTCTGGCTGTGGGCCTTCGTCGAACTGACCGGGTCGATGCTGCTGGGGTTGGTCGCCGGAGCCCGCACAGGGGCCCCGAGAGCGGCCGATACACTGTGA
- a CDS encoding GNAT family N-acetyltransferase codes for MSELRLEELSASNIVAANTLSLKPGQEQFVAPVSHSIAEAYVNPMTAWPRVVLEDDEVVGFIMGNFDPDAPEVEFRGCIWRINVAATAQGHGVGRYAVLALADEARSRGFDRVTVIFEQGEAGPAAFFEKLGFAPIGETPYGETIAALDL; via the coding sequence ATGAGTGAACTGAGGCTCGAAGAGCTGTCGGCATCGAACATCGTGGCGGCGAACACGCTCTCGCTGAAGCCTGGCCAGGAGCAGTTCGTGGCTCCGGTCTCGCACTCCATCGCCGAGGCGTACGTGAACCCCATGACGGCCTGGCCGCGGGTGGTGCTCGAAGACGACGAGGTCGTCGGCTTCATCATGGGCAACTTCGATCCGGATGCGCCGGAGGTCGAATTCCGAGGCTGCATCTGGCGCATCAACGTCGCGGCCACCGCACAGGGCCACGGTGTGGGGCGGTATGCCGTGCTGGCCTTGGCCGATGAGGCGCGCTCGCGCGGATTCGACCGCGTCACGGTCATCTTCGAGCAGGGCGAGGCCGGCCCCGCGGCCTTCTTCGAGAAGCTCGGCTTCGCGCCGATCGGTGAAACGCCCTACGGCGAGACCATTGCCGCTCTGGATCTGTGA
- a CDS encoding NADP-dependent isocitrate dehydrogenase — MQKIKVEGTVVELDGDEMTRIIWQAIKDTLIHPYLDVNLEYYDLGIEHRDATDDQVTIDAAHAIQKHGVGVKCATITPDEARVEEFGLKKMWKSPNGTIRNILGGVIFREPIIISNIPRLVPGWNKPIIIGRHAFGDQYRATDFVFKGKGKLTVEFTPEDGSEPLKFDVYDAPDDGIAQVQYNQDASIRDFARASLNYGLSRNYPVYLSTKNTILKAYDGRFKDIFQEIFETEFKERFDAAGLTYEHRLIDDMVASAMKWEGGYVWACKNYDGDVQSDTVAQGFGSLGLMTSVLSTPDGKVVEAEAAHGTVTRHYRQHQAGKPTSTNPIASIYAWTRGLAHRGKLDGNQELIDFSLTLEDVVIKTVESGKMTKDLALLVSPDQPYQTTEKFLATLDENLKARMSA, encoded by the coding sequence TTGCAGAAGATCAAGGTTGAAGGCACGGTCGTCGAACTCGACGGCGACGAGATGACTCGTATCATCTGGCAGGCCATCAAGGACACGCTGATCCACCCCTACCTCGATGTGAACCTCGAGTACTACGACCTCGGCATCGAACACCGCGACGCGACCGACGACCAGGTCACGATCGACGCGGCCCACGCCATCCAGAAGCATGGCGTCGGCGTCAAGTGCGCCACCATCACGCCCGACGAGGCGCGTGTGGAGGAGTTCGGCCTGAAGAAGATGTGGAAGTCGCCGAACGGCACCATCCGCAACATCCTCGGCGGCGTCATCTTCCGCGAGCCCATCATCATCTCGAACATCCCGCGTCTCGTGCCCGGCTGGAACAAGCCGATCATCATCGGCCGTCACGCGTTCGGCGATCAGTACCGTGCCACCGACTTCGTGTTCAAGGGCAAGGGCAAGCTGACCGTCGAGTTCACCCCCGAAGACGGCTCCGAGCCGCTGAAGTTCGACGTCTACGACGCTCCGGATGACGGCATCGCCCAGGTGCAGTACAACCAGGACGCCTCGATCCGCGACTTCGCACGTGCTTCGCTCAACTACGGCCTGAGCCGCAACTACCCGGTGTACCTGTCGACCAAGAACACGATCCTGAAGGCCTACGACGGCCGTTTCAAAGACATCTTCCAGGAGATATTCGAGACCGAGTTCAAGGAGCGGTTCGACGCTGCCGGCCTCACCTACGAGCACCGGCTGATCGACGACATGGTGGCCTCCGCCATGAAGTGGGAGGGCGGCTACGTCTGGGCCTGCAAGAACTACGACGGCGACGTGCAGTCGGACACCGTGGCCCAGGGCTTCGGCTCGCTCGGCCTCATGACGAGCGTGCTGTCTACGCCGGACGGCAAGGTCGTGGAGGCGGAGGCCGCGCACGGCACCGTCACCCGCCACTACCGCCAGCACCAGGCCGGCAAGCCCACGTCGACCAACCCGATCGCCTCGATCTACGCCTGGACCCGTGGCCTCGCCCACCGCGGCAAGCTCGACGGAAACCAGGAGCTGATCGACTTCTCGCTCACTCTCGAAGACGTCGTGATCAAGACGGTCGAGTCGGGCAAGATGACGAAAGACCTGGCGCTGCTCGTGAGCCCCGACCAGCCCTACCAGACCACCGAGAAATTCCTCGCGACGCTGGATGAGAACCTCAAGGCGCGCATGTCCGCCTAG
- a CDS encoding ABC transporter ATP-binding protein → MSETPSSTAAPAAGTVAVLSRLRPYVQAALPRIYGAMAVSLTASVVALAIPQVLQWMVDGPLADGDANQIWLAAGIVLALGVIEAVLIGARRALVLTPGTHVEARMRNSLYAQLQDLPVSFHDRWPSGQLLSRAVSDLNLIRRWLSFGLVLLVVNVLTLIGGVIILISLNWVLGLIFAAAAVPVIAYSFAFERKYSDVARRSQDQAGDLATSVEESVHGIRVLKAFGRSRYALKRFESQAEELRGTEIEKAKAIAGIWLYLTLIPDLAFGVCLVVGVWLASTGASSVGELVAFFATGTVLLFPIWSMGYFLAMTLDAKTATLRFFEVMDSVNAIEDPAVPATVADPRGELRFEEVHFRYQDAPESFPDLIDGVTLTIQPGETMALVGLTGSGKSTLTALTTRLYDVTGGSVKVDGVDVRDLSRDELRTRIAMAFEEATLFSQTVRENVLLGRPDASEEELREALEIAQATFVDDLPLGLDTKVGEEGLSLSGGQRQRLALARAIAARPSILVLDDPLSALDVDTEALVEAALRRVLATTTALIVAHRPSTVALADRVALLENGRVTAVGTHSELLATSPHYRFVISSFDADERAEVREAEERAAQHDAEVHAEVLEGEGSITTKEVAS, encoded by the coding sequence ATGTCAGAAACGCCCAGCTCGACGGCTGCGCCCGCTGCCGGAACGGTGGCGGTGCTGTCGCGCCTCCGCCCCTACGTACAGGCAGCTTTGCCGCGCATTTACGGAGCGATGGCGGTGTCCCTCACCGCGAGCGTGGTGGCCTTGGCCATCCCTCAGGTGCTGCAGTGGATGGTCGACGGCCCGCTCGCCGATGGAGACGCGAACCAGATCTGGCTCGCCGCCGGCATCGTGCTCGCCCTCGGAGTCATCGAGGCCGTGCTGATCGGTGCGCGCCGGGCGCTGGTGCTCACGCCCGGAACGCACGTCGAAGCGCGGATGCGCAACTCGCTCTACGCGCAACTGCAAGATCTTCCGGTGTCGTTCCACGACCGCTGGCCCAGTGGGCAGTTGCTCTCGCGCGCGGTCAGCGACCTCAACCTCATCCGACGCTGGTTGTCGTTCGGCCTCGTGCTGCTCGTCGTGAACGTGCTGACCCTGATCGGCGGGGTGATCATCCTGATCAGCCTGAACTGGGTGCTCGGACTCATCTTCGCGGCCGCGGCCGTGCCGGTCATCGCCTACAGCTTCGCCTTCGAACGCAAATACTCGGATGTCGCGCGCCGCAGCCAAGACCAGGCCGGCGACCTCGCCACCAGCGTCGAGGAGTCGGTGCACGGCATCCGCGTGCTCAAGGCCTTCGGTCGAAGCCGCTACGCCTTGAAGCGTTTCGAGTCGCAGGCCGAAGAGCTGCGCGGCACCGAGATCGAGAAGGCCAAGGCCATCGCCGGCATCTGGCTCTACCTCACCCTCATCCCCGACCTCGCGTTCGGCGTGTGTCTCGTCGTGGGCGTGTGGTTGGCGTCGACCGGAGCCTCCTCGGTGGGCGAGCTCGTGGCGTTCTTCGCCACCGGTACCGTGCTGCTGTTCCCGATCTGGTCGATGGGCTACTTCCTCGCCATGACACTCGACGCGAAGACGGCGACCTTACGCTTCTTCGAGGTGATGGATTCGGTCAACGCGATCGAAGACCCGGCCGTTCCCGCCACCGTCGCCGACCCGCGGGGCGAGCTCCGCTTCGAGGAGGTGCATTTCCGTTACCAGGATGCGCCGGAGTCGTTCCCCGACCTGATCGACGGCGTGACGCTCACCATCCAGCCCGGCGAGACGATGGCTCTCGTGGGCCTCACCGGTTCGGGCAAGTCGACACTCACGGCACTCACCACCCGGCTCTACGACGTCACCGGGGGATCGGTGAAGGTCGACGGTGTCGACGTGCGCGACCTGAGCCGCGACGAACTGCGCACCCGGATCGCGATGGCGTTCGAGGAAGCGACCCTGTTCAGCCAGACGGTGCGCGAGAACGTGCTGCTCGGCCGGCCGGATGCGTCAGAAGAGGAGTTGCGCGAGGCCCTCGAGATCGCGCAGGCCACCTTCGTCGACGACCTCCCGCTGGGGCTCGACACGAAGGTGGGCGAGGAGGGCCTCAGCCTCTCCGGCGGGCAACGGCAGCGCCTCGCGCTCGCCCGCGCGATCGCGGCTCGACCGAGCATCCTGGTGCTCGACGACCCGCTGTCGGCGCTCGACGTCGATACGGAGGCGTTGGTCGAAGCGGCGCTTCGGCGCGTGCTCGCCACCACCACCGCCTTGATCGTGGCCCATCGCCCCTCGACCGTGGCGCTCGCCGACCGCGTCGCCCTGCTCGAGAACGGGCGGGTCACCGCGGTCGGCACCCACTCAGAACTGCTGGCCACGAGCCCGCATTACCGATTCGTCATCTCGAGCTTCGACGCCGACGAACGCGCCGAGGTGCGGGAGGCCGAGGAGCGGGCCGCGCAGCACGACGCCGAGGTTCACGCCGAGGTGCTCGAGGGCGAAGGCAGCATCACTACGAAGGAGGTGGCATCGTGA
- the ddaH gene encoding dimethylargininase, translated as MSSFRLRSLTASVAAAAVIAVVALASASLAVFVANGQAVQAFGVAFQFFIAGTIVLFVLSSVFGLIGAYQRWYTALIAGVVSAALAALVGTGIASLVNGAVLSGELIGQLFGTLIGTNLVFELAAVLASVTLARRIHTRFAMEEQQEVLRKKYVLVRRPAESLPQGIVTHIERNEVDLELAEEQWEEYVAALTGGGWDPVEVPVADDLPDSVFVEDTVVMFGTLAVICSPGADSRIAETPAVEESIRSLGIEVKRITRPGTLDGGDVLKVGTTVFVGRGGRTNSDGIRQLRKILAPRGYSVVAVPVTKALHLKSAVTALPDGTVIGYRPLVDDPFIFDRFLEMPEPSGAHVVVLTDDTVLVAASAPESARLIEGLGYRVISVDISEFEKLEGCVTCLSVRVR; from the coding sequence ATGTCATCGTTCCGACTCCGGTCGCTCACTGCTTCGGTGGCCGCTGCTGCCGTGATAGCGGTGGTCGCGCTCGCCTCGGCTTCACTCGCGGTCTTCGTGGCCAACGGCCAGGCCGTGCAGGCGTTCGGTGTCGCGTTCCAGTTCTTCATCGCCGGCACGATCGTGCTCTTCGTGCTGTCATCGGTCTTCGGGCTGATCGGCGCCTATCAACGCTGGTACACCGCGTTGATCGCGGGTGTGGTGTCGGCCGCCCTCGCTGCCCTGGTCGGAACCGGGATCGCTTCGCTCGTGAACGGAGCGGTGCTGAGCGGGGAACTGATCGGGCAACTGTTCGGAACGCTGATCGGCACCAACCTGGTCTTCGAGCTCGCCGCGGTGCTCGCCTCCGTCACCCTGGCGCGGCGCATCCACACGCGCTTCGCGATGGAGGAGCAGCAGGAGGTGCTGCGCAAGAAGTACGTGCTGGTGCGCCGCCCCGCCGAATCGCTTCCGCAGGGGATCGTCACCCACATCGAGCGGAACGAGGTCGATCTCGAGCTCGCCGAGGAGCAGTGGGAGGAATATGTCGCGGCCCTGACCGGCGGCGGTTGGGACCCGGTGGAGGTACCCGTCGCCGATGACCTGCCCGACTCCGTGTTCGTGGAGGACACGGTGGTGATGTTCGGCACGCTCGCGGTGATCTGCAGCCCCGGCGCCGATTCGCGCATCGCGGAGACCCCGGCGGTCGAGGAGAGCATCCGGTCACTCGGCATCGAGGTGAAGCGTATAACCCGTCCCGGCACGCTCGATGGGGGAGACGTGCTGAAGGTCGGCACCACGGTGTTCGTGGGGCGCGGGGGCCGAACGAACTCCGACGGCATCCGTCAGCTCCGCAAGATCCTCGCGCCACGCGGATACTCGGTGGTGGCCGTGCCCGTCACCAAGGCGCTGCACCTGAAGAGCGCGGTCACCGCCTTGCCCGACGGCACGGTGATCGGCTATCGCCCGCTGGTCGACGACCCGTTCATCTTCGACCGCTTCCTGGAGATGCCTGAGCCGAGCGGCGCCCACGTCGTGGTGCTCACCGACGACACGGTGCTCGTCGCCGCGAGTGCTCCCGAATCGGCGCGCTTGATCGAGGGCCTCGGCTACCGCGTCATCTCGGTCGACATCTCGGAGTTCGAGAAGCTCGAAGGATGCGTCACCTGCCTCTCGGTGCGCGTGCGCTGA
- the purH gene encoding bifunctional phosphoribosylaminoimidazolecarboxamide formyltransferase/IMP cyclohydrolase → MSGPQHDPSLYTHRDTVPISRALISVSDKTGLVELVQALAGAGVEIVSTGSTAKTIAEAGVAVTEVSSVTGFPESLDGRVKTLHPGVHAGILADLRLESHKHQLAELGIEPFDLVVVNLYPFRETVASGAAADAVIEQIDIGGPALVRASAKNFANVAIVVSPDRYDDVKAALAAGGTGLEMRRELAAQAFAHTASYDTAVAGWFAEQLGTSGASAAGASIDDETTDAPAGFPDVLTVTARKAQTLRYGENSHQQAALYTRAAGHGIAQATQLHGKEMSYNNFVDGDAAVRAAYDFAEPAVAIIKHANPCGIALADADAPDAIASAHAKAHACDPVSAYGGVIAANRTVTLAMAETVKDIFTEVLIAPAFDADALELLSTKKNLRLLTLPEGYGREGVELRQISGGLLAQTPDVFDDFDRSRWTLAAGEAADEATLADLEFAWKACRSVKSNAILLAKGGASVGVGMGQVNRVDSCQLAVTRAGDRAAGSVAASDAFFPFADGAEVLIQAGVSAIVQPGGSVRDADVIAAAEKAGVTMYFTGERHFFH, encoded by the coding sequence ATGAGTGGCCCCCAGCACGACCCGAGCCTCTACACGCATCGCGACACGGTTCCGATCAGCCGGGCGCTGATCTCGGTCAGCGACAAGACGGGGCTCGTCGAGCTCGTGCAGGCGCTCGCCGGCGCCGGCGTCGAGATCGTCTCCACCGGATCGACCGCCAAGACCATCGCCGAAGCGGGCGTCGCCGTCACCGAGGTCTCCAGCGTCACCGGGTTCCCCGAGTCGCTCGACGGCCGCGTCAAGACCCTGCACCCCGGCGTGCACGCCGGCATCCTCGCCGATCTGCGGCTCGAATCGCACAAGCATCAGCTGGCGGAGCTCGGCATCGAGCCGTTCGACCTGGTGGTGGTGAACCTCTACCCCTTCCGCGAGACCGTCGCATCCGGTGCAGCGGCCGACGCCGTGATCGAGCAGATCGACATCGGCGGACCAGCCCTGGTGCGCGCATCGGCGAAGAACTTCGCCAACGTCGCCATCGTGGTGTCGCCCGACCGCTACGACGACGTCAAGGCCGCTCTGGCCGCTGGCGGAACGGGCCTGGAGATGCGGCGCGAGCTCGCCGCGCAGGCCTTCGCCCACACCGCGTCGTACGACACCGCCGTGGCCGGCTGGTTCGCCGAACAGCTCGGCACATCGGGCGCCTCGGCCGCCGGTGCCTCCATCGACGACGAGACGACGGATGCCCCGGCCGGTTTCCCGGATGTGCTCACCGTCACCGCCCGGAAGGCCCAGACCCTGCGGTACGGCGAGAACTCGCACCAGCAGGCCGCTCTCTACACCCGCGCCGCCGGCCACGGCATCGCGCAGGCGACCCAGTTGCACGGCAAGGAGATGTCGTACAACAACTTCGTCGACGGCGACGCCGCGGTGCGTGCCGCCTACGACTTCGCGGAGCCGGCCGTCGCCATCATCAAGCACGCGAACCCCTGCGGCATCGCGCTGGCCGATGCGGATGCGCCGGATGCGATCGCTTCGGCCCACGCGAAAGCACACGCCTGCGACCCGGTCTCGGCCTACGGCGGCGTGATCGCGGCCAACCGCACGGTGACGCTCGCGATGGCCGAGACGGTGAAGGACATCTTCACCGAGGTGCTGATCGCTCCGGCCTTCGATGCCGACGCCCTCGAGCTCCTGTCGACCAAGAAGAACCTCCGCCTGCTGACCCTGCCTGAGGGCTACGGCCGCGAGGGGGTCGAGCTCCGCCAGATCAGCGGCGGCTTGCTCGCCCAGACCCCCGACGTGTTCGACGACTTCGACCGCTCGCGCTGGACGCTCGCGGCCGGTGAGGCCGCCGACGAGGCGACCCTCGCCGACCTCGAATTCGCGTGGAAGGCCTGCCGTTCCGTGAAGTCGAATGCCATCCTGCTCGCGAAGGGCGGAGCATCCGTCGGTGTGGGCATGGGCCAGGTGAACCGGGTCGACTCGTGCCAGCTCGCGGTGACGCGTGCCGGCGACCGTGCTGCGGGCTCCGTGGCCGCTTCCGACGCGTTCTTCCCCTTCGCCGACGGCGCCGAGGTGCTCATCCAGGCAGGCGTCTCGGCCATCGTGCAGCCCGGCGGATCGGTGCGCGACGCCGATGTGATCGCGGCGGCCGAGAAGGCCGGCGTCACGATGTACTTCACCGGCGAGAGGCACTTCTTCCACTGA
- a CDS encoding ABC transporter ATP-binding protein: MTSVLGVEGEERDDFTRVESRQIRQRSLRLLGSLVRPMRARLALSIIVVVISTISQVAGPSIIAYGIDTGLPALLDQDWMPVALAGVAYLLAGVVGAVLIAWFTVLSARISQAILLDLRKRVFLHTQKLSLEFHESYTSGRIISRQTSDLDAIRELLDSGINQLVQGVLYMAFTAVALFLLDVESGFILLAALVPLLILTRWFQLRSQRMFRRTRVASARLIVHFVETMTGIRAVKAFRKEKRNEVEFGGLVEDYRESNARVIKLFGIYDPGLVLIGNVAVAVVLLIGGFRVVDGGMEIGVLLAAVLYTRRFFDPMEDMAMFYNSYQSATAALEKISGVLEETPSVADPERPVDLWESTGAVTFDDVEFGYTADRPILPPFDLVIPAGQTVALVGSTGAGKSTLAKLISRFYDPTAGRVTLDGIDLRDLHPKDLRRAIVMVTQEAYLFSGTVADNIAIGKPEASRDEIIAAARAVGADDFIRGLPNGYETDVNKRGGRVSAGQRQLISFARAFLANPTVLILDEATASLDIPSERLVQEALQTLLADRTAVIIAHRLSTVSIADRVLVMEKGRIVEDGTPEELIGGTGRFAQLHASWRESLV, encoded by the coding sequence GTGACATCCGTTCTCGGAGTCGAGGGTGAGGAGCGCGACGACTTCACGCGAGTCGAGAGCCGCCAGATCCGTCAACGCTCGCTGCGCCTGCTCGGCTCGCTCGTGCGCCCGATGCGAGCGCGTCTCGCGCTCAGCATCATCGTGGTGGTCATCAGCACCATCTCGCAGGTGGCCGGCCCGTCGATCATCGCCTACGGCATCGACACCGGCCTGCCCGCACTGCTCGATCAGGATTGGATGCCGGTGGCACTCGCCGGCGTGGCCTACCTGCTCGCCGGCGTGGTGGGCGCCGTGCTGATCGCCTGGTTCACCGTGCTCTCGGCGCGCATCAGCCAGGCCATCCTGCTCGACCTGCGCAAGCGCGTCTTCCTGCACACGCAGAAGCTCAGCCTCGAATTCCACGAGAGCTACACCTCGGGGCGCATCATCTCCCGCCAGACCAGCGATCTCGACGCCATCCGCGAGCTCCTCGACTCGGGCATCAACCAGCTCGTGCAAGGTGTGCTCTACATGGCGTTCACCGCGGTCGCGCTGTTCCTGCTCGACGTCGAGTCGGGGTTCATCCTGCTCGCAGCACTCGTGCCACTGTTGATCCTCACCCGCTGGTTCCAGCTGCGGTCGCAACGGATGTTCCGGCGCACGCGTGTCGCCTCCGCGCGGCTGATCGTGCACTTCGTGGAGACCATGACGGGCATCCGCGCGGTCAAGGCCTTCCGCAAAGAGAAGCGCAACGAGGTGGAGTTCGGCGGTCTCGTGGAGGACTACCGCGAATCCAACGCGCGCGTGATCAAGCTCTTCGGCATCTACGACCCCGGTCTGGTGCTGATCGGCAACGTCGCTGTGGCCGTGGTGCTGCTCATCGGCGGCTTCCGAGTGGTCGACGGCGGAATGGAGATCGGTGTGCTGCTGGCCGCCGTGCTCTACACCCGCCGGTTCTTCGATCCGATGGAAGACATGGCCATGTTCTACAACAGCTACCAGAGCGCCACCGCTGCTCTCGAGAAGATCTCGGGCGTGCTCGAGGAGACGCCGAGTGTGGCCGATCCGGAGCGGCCGGTCGACCTGTGGGAGTCGACCGGAGCGGTCACGTTCGACGACGTGGAATTCGGCTACACGGCCGATCGGCCCATCCTGCCCCCCTTCGATCTGGTGATCCCAGCGGGTCAGACGGTCGCGCTGGTCGGTTCGACGGGCGCCGGCAAATCCACCCTCGCGAAACTCATCTCACGGTTCTATGACCCGACCGCCGGGCGGGTGACGCTCGACGGCATCGATCTGCGCGACCTGCATCCGAAAGACCTGCGGCGCGCGATCGTGATGGTGACGCAGGAGGCCTACCTGTTCTCGGGAACGGTGGCCGACAACATCGCCATCGGCAAACCCGAGGCGAGTCGCGACGAGATCATCGCGGCGGCGCGCGCGGTGGGGGCCGACGACTTCATCCGCGGGCTCCCGAACGGCTACGAGACCGACGTGAACAAACGCGGCGGTCGGGTGTCGGCCGGCCAGCGGCAGCTGATTTCGTTCGCGCGGGCGTTCTTGGCGAACCCCACCGTGCTCATCCTCGACGAGGCGACCGCGTCACTCGACATTCCGAGCGAGCGGCTCGTTCAGGAGGCGTTGCAGACACTGCTCGCCGACCGTACCGCCGTGATCATCGCCCACCGTCTCTCGACGGTCTCGATCGCCGACCGGGTGCTCGTGATGGAGAAGGGGCGCATCGTCGAAGACGGAACGCCCGAGGAACTGATCGGCGGCACCGGCCGGTTCGCGCAGTTGCACGCCTCCTGGCGCGAGTCGCTCGTCTGA